The Mesorhizobium sp. AR10 genome includes the window TCTCACCGTCGATGTCGCTGGCTTCGACAAGATTGTCGAGAGCCTGCAGACCGCGGCCAAGTCGGAACCGGAGGTGGCGCAGTACGTCCCCGTCGCTCTCATGGTGAAAGGTTTTGGCAAGACACTGCCCGATGGCCGGATGGAATGGGTTGTCAACGCCAAGGCCGACGGTTCGGTCACGGTCAACGGCGTCATGCTCAAGCCTGCCGATCCCGCCGTGGATGACAGCGTCGATGAGGATGACAGCTCGGGCGAGGACGATAGCGGCGGGGAGGGAGCGATCCTGAAACCCTGAGTGTTCAGGATCTACAGCCCGAGCGCCGCTGCAATCTTCGGCGCCGCCTCGCGCCAGTCCTCGACGGAGACGATATCGTCGGGCGCGGGCGGCAGAAAGGCGCGTAGCGAGTTGTCGGCCATCAGATGGAAGAGATGCGCATCCGCGACCGAACTGCGCGCCGAGATGAGATTGGAGGGCTGGTCGTCGACAAAGGCCACCGGCCGGCCCTTGCCGCCACGCAATTTCGCCACTGCCGGCCCCTTCGCCATCTCGGTGGTCAAAAGCGGGTAGGGCAGCCCCAGCGCATCGAGATGGGCGCGGCGCACCGCGCGATGGCGGTGCGGCATGGCCGTCAGCAGGACGATCTCCGCCCGCCCTCCAAGACTGGCAAGCGCGTCCGCGGCCCCGTCGGTGACGCTCTGCCACTCGGCCTGGGCATCGAAGAATTCACCCAGAAGCGCCGTCACCTCCGGCTGTTCGATCAGGCGGCCGTTCGCTGTTTCGGCAATGTTGCCGGTGAGGCGAAAGGAAGCCATCGTCAAGCCAAAGCCCCTTGATTGCAGGAAATGCGGGAACGGCCGGATGAATTCGAGCACGACGTCATCGACGTCGAGCACCAGCAGCGGCCGGTCGTCGGAGGCAAGTTCCTCGATCTGCCGCGCCGTTTCGGGATCGTCGCTCATATCGAATGCTCGTGATCGTCGCCGCCAAGCGGCAGCGCCCGCAGGGCCTTGCCGACCGAAGCCGGCGGCGTGCCGGTTTCCTCGGCGAAGCGCAACAAGGTCGGCTCGTGGGCGAGAATGAACTGCAGCACGCCGGCCAGGAATCCCGGCTCACTGGCCGCCCGCCTGATTGAATGCGCTTCAATGCCGGTGATCGCCAGGAAACGCGGCAGAAGTTCCGGATCGGTGGCGACGAAGCCCAATGCCTTCACGGCAATGGTTTCCGCTTCCTCGCGCATTGACGCTGCGTTTGCCATCACTACCTTCTGGTTGCGGAATGAGTCTCTTTTCCGCAGTAATCGCAAGCGTCGCCTGCGGCAAGCCACCGTCCCAGCCCAATGCGGTTTTCGAGGTAGAATCCGAATAGCTTTTGCAGCTTCAGGTTTCCGTTTCGTCAATCAAATTGCCTTAGAGTGAACAAGGGTTTGGTGTGCTCCGACAAAGGGCGCATGAGCGGCAGGCTTCGGACAGGGCAGGCCGGGACGGGAAATCGATGCCTAAGAAGGTCATGATCGTCGAGGACAATGAGCTCAACATGAAGCTCTTTCGGGACCTCATTGAAGCAAGCGGCTACGAGACGGTACGCACGCGCAACGGTCTGGAGGCGCTGGATCTGGCGCGCCAGCACCGGCCGGATCTGATTTTGATGGATATCCAGCTGCCCGAAGTGTCAGGTCTGGAAGTGACCAAATGGCTGAAGGAAGACGATGACCTCCACTCCATCCCGGTCATCGCCGTCACCGCGTTCGCCATGAAGGGCGACGAGGAGCGGATTCGCCAGGGCGGCTGCGAGGCGTATATTTCCAAGCCGATCTCTGTGCCGCGTTTCATCGAAACCATCAAATCCTATCTGGGCGATGCCTGATGCGTATGTCCAGCCGAGCCGGAGCCTTGTGACATGACTGCGCGGATCCTCGTCGTCGACGACATCCCTGCCAACGTGAAGCTGCTCGAAGTTCGGCTGCTTGCCGAATATTTCGAGGTGCTGACCGCCTCCAACGGGGCGGACGCGATCGAGACCTGCGAAAACGGCAAGGTCGATGTCGTGCTGCTCGACGTGATGATGCCCGACATGGACGGATTCGAGGTCTGCAAGCGGCTGAAAAGCGATCCGGCGACGTCGCATATCCCGGTTGTGATGATCACCGCGCTCGACCAGGTTTCCGACCGGGTGCGCGGTCTCGAGGCCGGCGCCGACGATTTCCTGACCAAGCCGGTCAATGATCTGCAGCTCATGACACGCGTGAAGAGCCTGGTCAGGCTGAAGTCGCTGACCGACGAATTGCGCCTGCGTGCCTCGACCACACGCAACATCGGCATCGAGGAGCTTTTGAGCCGGACCTTCACGGCCGAGGACGCGACGCCGAAGGTTCTTCTGATCGATGAGCGCCAACCCTCGTTCGAGCGCATCCAGAAAATGCTGCGCGACAGCGCCGACCTCGACATTGCCACCGATCCGCATGCCGGCTTCTTCCAGGCTGCCGAGGCGCCCTATGAATGCGTGATGATCTCGACAGCCTTCGCCGATTTCGATCCGCTGCGGCTGTGCTCGCAGTTGCGTTCGCTCGACCGCACCCGCTTCCTGCCGATCATCCTTCTGGCGGAGGAAGGCGAGGAGGGGCGTATCATCCGCGGCCTCGAACTTGGCATCAACGATTATCTGATGCGGCCGATCGACCAGCAGGAGCTGCTGGCGCGGCTGCGCACGCAGGTGCGCCGCAAACGCTACAACGATCAGCTCCGCGCCAGCGTCACCCAAACCATCGAAATGGCAGTGACCGACGGGCTGACCGGGTTGCACAACCGCCGTTACCTCGACAGTCACCTGCAGACGCTGTTCGATCGCGCGGTGGCGCGGCGGCGGCCATTGTCGGTGATGATCACCGATCTCGATCGCTTCAAGACCATCAACGACGCGCACGGCCATGATGGCGGCGACGACGTGCTGCGCGAATTCGCGCGGCGGCTGCGCAAGAATGTGCGCGGCATCGACCTTGCCTGCCGCTTCGGGGGCGAGGAGTTCGTCGTGGTGATGCCGGACACGGATGGCGCTGTGGCTGAAAAGGTCGCCGAGCGCATTCGCGCCGAAATCGCCCAGATGCCTTTCGCCATCGGCCATGAGGGCAAGACGACCGAAGTAACCGTCAGTGTCGGCGTGTCGTCGGTGCTCAAGGGAGCGGATACGGTCGCGGCGCTGATGAAGCGCGCCGACCTGGCGCTCTACGAAGCCAAGAGCGCCGGCCGCAACCGCGTCGTCGCCAAGGCGGCTTAGAGCATGATCCCCAAAAGTGGGAACCGGTTTTTGCTGCGCTGACCTTCGGTTCGGAAGAGATCATGCTCAAAACAGAAACATAGAGCCCCATCCCGATTCCATCGGGATGGAACAGGCTCGGGGTCCGGCGCCCAATTAATCAGGCAACCAGACAGGGTTAGGAATTTACCTTAATCCAAGCGATTCGGCAGCTTGGTTAAGAAACTGTTGATTTCCATAAGCTATTGCGCAAATGTGAAGCCATAGACGGAGCCGGCGCGAGGATGGATTGCCGGATCGATCCGAAAAATACCCCATGATGCTCAGGTCCGCCGCATCTCCTGGGTCCGTGGGGTCGGCCGGCCGGCGCTGGCACATAGTGGCCTCCTCGTACCGCTGCCAAACGCCGACCGGCCCCCTTTGCCAAAGACATCATGACTCTGCGTCAAGCACCGGAAATTTGGTCCTTTTCGCGCCTTGAAACAAAAACGCCGCCCACTGGGCGGCGTTTTTGTATGCGGAAGGAAACCGGATTACTTGATCTTGGTTTCCTTGAACTCGACATGCTTCTTGGCGACCGGATCGTATTTGCGGAACGACAGCTTGTCCGTCTTGGTGCGGCTGTTCTTGCTGGTCACGTAGAAGAAACCGGTGTCGGCGGTCGACAGAAGCTTGATCTTGATGTTTGCGGCTTTGGCCATGATATCAGTCCGTTATGTTCGTGGGGTTTTGGCCGCTGGAGCACGGGGAAACACCCGGACGCGGGAAACTTGGCGCGACACATAAAGAACGCGCCCGGAAAGTCAAGCCCGCGTGGCTTCGCCGCAAACATCCGAGCCGGTTGGCAGTCTGAAATGGCCCATTGGGTCAGGCATCTTCCCTGACCGGAGAAGCAGCCTTCTTCCAGTCGCCCGTCGTGTTCCACCAGCGGTTCGGGTTGGAGCTGTCGTCGAGGCCCTTGGAGCGGCTGGCAAGGATCGGTTGGATGCGGATCACCGGCTCCTGATAGCTGTGCACCTGATATATCGCTTCGACGATGCGGGCGGCCAGCCTCTGGTCATCAGGCAGTTCGAACGACACCTCGACCGTACCCGGGCGTCTGCGCAACTCCGTCTCGGCGCCGGCAGCGGCACCTTCCAACGGACGATAGCGCTCGATACCGTCCGCCGACTGATAGGCATTGCTGTCGTATTTACCCATGCGCAATGGTGCTATCGCGGTTATCGCTTCCATGATGCGGTCGACATCGGCTGCCGGTGCTTGAAAGGTGACAAGCAGCAGCAATTCCATCCGCACGGAGGTTGTTTCAAAGCCGCTATCGATCATGTCATATCTCCCTGCTCGTGGTGCTTTGGAGCAGGGTATAATCTGACGCTGCTGACATGGTGATGTCAGCAGTGTCGTGCTTTGCGGCGTTTAACCAAGCTGTTTTAGAGAATCTTGCGGACGAGCCTGACGCCGACCAGGACGATATAGGCGCCGAAGAACAACCCGAGCGACCAGCCGAAACCGGACGGTCCGAACAAGTCCATGCCGATGCCGATCGCCTGTGGGCCAAGCACCATGCCGACCCCGTAGCACAGCACGAAGGCGGCGTTGGCGGATGCCAGTTCATGACCCGAAAGCTTGGAGCCCAAATGGGCGAGGCCGATCGTATACATGGCCGCGACGACACCGCCCCAGACGAACAGAAGTGCGGCCATCAAATGCCAGTTCTGCGCGAAGTGCGGCATGAAGATCGTGCCGGCAAGCCCGACGATGGCGCAGACCAGAAGCAGATAGCGGCGGTCGCTGACGCGGTCGCTGACCATGCCGAGCGGAATCTGCAACAGCACGTTGCCGAGGCCGATCATGGTCAGCAGCAGGGCGGCGTCGGCTTCGGAGTAGCCGATGCGGTTGCCATAGATCGGAAACAGCGCGAAACCGCCGGTCTCGACCGCGCCGAACACCAGCACCGCGGCGGTCGCTGTTGGCACCATCCAGATGTAGCGCAGGAAGTTGCTGGTTTCGCCATCGGAAACGATCGTCGGGCTCTCCTTGCGCGCCGCCAGCACCGGAATGGCAGCCAGCGTCACCAGAACGATGATGACGCCGAAGGGCAGGAAGCCGGCGCTGCCGAGA containing:
- the rpmG gene encoding 50S ribosomal protein L33, which produces MAKAANIKIKLLSTADTGFFYVTSKNSRTKTDKLSFRKYDPVAKKHVEFKETKIK
- a CDS encoding PleD family two-component system response regulator is translated as MTARILVVDDIPANVKLLEVRLLAEYFEVLTASNGADAIETCENGKVDVVLLDVMMPDMDGFEVCKRLKSDPATSHIPVVMITALDQVSDRVRGLEAGADDFLTKPVNDLQLMTRVKSLVRLKSLTDELRLRASTTRNIGIEELLSRTFTAEDATPKVLLIDERQPSFERIQKMLRDSADLDIATDPHAGFFQAAEAPYECVMISTAFADFDPLRLCSQLRSLDRTRFLPIILLAEEGEEGRIIRGLELGINDYLMRPIDQQELLARLRTQVRRKRYNDQLRASVTQTIEMAVTDGLTGLHNRRYLDSHLQTLFDRAVARRRPLSVMITDLDRFKTINDAHGHDGGDDVLREFARRLRKNVRGIDLACRFGGEEFVVVMPDTDGAVAEKVAERIRAEIAQMPFAIGHEGKTTEVTVSVGVSSVLKGADTVAALMKRADLALYEAKSAGRNRVVAKAA
- a CDS encoding MFS transporter; its protein translation is MTVDTQQQGDERVHWLPMVAAISSISVVGIAIGLGMPLLSVILESRGHSATMIGLNTAIAGLASIAGAPLATPLAMRFGVAWTMLAMIAVGALAFVGFHFAPDFWMWFPLRILLHIALTVLFILSEFWISTSAPPHRRGLVLGIYATVLSLGFAAGPWLFAHLGSAGFLPFGVIIVLVTLAAIPVLAARKESPTIVSDGETSNFLRYIWMVPTATAAVLVFGAVETGGFALFPIYGNRIGYSEADAALLLTMIGLGNVLLQIPLGMVSDRVSDRRYLLLVCAIVGLAGTIFMPHFAQNWHLMAALLFVWGGVVAAMYTIGLAHLGSKLSGHELASANAAFVLCYGVGMVLGPQAIGIGMDLFGPSGFGWSLGLFFGAYIVLVGVRLVRKIL
- a CDS encoding response regulator; protein product: MPKKVMIVEDNELNMKLFRDLIEASGYETVRTRNGLEALDLARQHRPDLILMDIQLPEVSGLEVTKWLKEDDDLHSIPVIAVTAFAMKGDEERIRQGGCEAYISKPISVPRFIETIKSYLGDA
- a CDS encoding DUF3572 domain-containing protein, encoding MANAASMREEAETIAVKALGFVATDPELLPRFLAITGIEAHSIRRAASEPGFLAGVLQFILAHEPTLLRFAEETGTPPASVGKALRALPLGGDDHEHSI